One genomic region from Cyanobium usitatum str. Tous encodes:
- a CDS encoding DNA polymerase III subunit delta' translates to MTALFEDLLGQTRAVALLEASLVKGRLAPAYLFAGPDGVGRRLAALRFLEGVLAGLQGDAGIRRRLQEGNHPDLLWVEPTYQDKGQLVPASKAEELGLARRAAPQLRLEQIRDVSRFLSRRAVEARGCVVVLEHAEAMAEGAANALLKTLEEPGEGLLILIAATPEQLLTTIRSRCQQIPFTRLSSEQLAVVLERCGEPAPTADPPELLELAAGSPGALLRCRQAWADLPEGLAARLLDLAAAAEPLQALALARDLAEALDAEQQLWLLGWWQLALWRRQAPVAQLQRLERLRSQLRAYVQPRLAWEVALLELAGI, encoded by the coding sequence ATGACGGCCCTGTTTGAAGACCTGCTTGGTCAGACCAGGGCCGTAGCCCTGCTTGAGGCCTCCTTGGTTAAGGGGCGGCTGGCGCCGGCCTATCTGTTTGCCGGCCCAGATGGCGTCGGGAGGCGGTTGGCGGCCTTGCGCTTTTTGGAGGGTGTGCTGGCAGGGCTTCAGGGCGATGCCGGTATCCGCCGGCGTCTGCAGGAGGGAAACCACCCGGATCTGCTCTGGGTCGAGCCCACCTATCAGGACAAAGGCCAGTTGGTGCCGGCTTCCAAGGCCGAGGAGCTGGGCTTGGCGCGGCGGGCTGCACCCCAGCTGCGGCTTGAGCAGATTCGCGACGTTTCGCGCTTTTTATCCCGCCGGGCCGTGGAAGCCAGGGGCTGTGTGGTGGTGCTGGAGCATGCCGAGGCGATGGCCGAGGGTGCAGCCAATGCCTTGCTCAAAACCCTGGAAGAGCCTGGCGAGGGCCTGCTGATCCTGATCGCGGCGACGCCAGAGCAGCTGCTCACCACGATTCGCTCCCGTTGCCAGCAGATCCCCTTCACCCGGCTCAGCTCCGAGCAGCTGGCGGTGGTGCTGGAGCGCTGCGGTGAGCCCGCCCCAACGGCCGATCCCCCTGAACTGCTGGAGCTGGCTGCAGGTTCGCCGGGGGCCCTGCTGCGTTGCCGCCAGGCCTGGGCAGACCTGCCTGAGGGGCTGGCGGCGAGGTTGCTGGATTTGGCAGCAGCTGCAGAGCCCCTGCAGGCCCTGGCCCTGGCAAGGGATCTGGCCGAGGCCCTCGATGCTGAACAACAGCTATGGCTGCTTGGCTGGTGGCAGCTGGCGTTATGGCGGCGGCAGGCCCCGGTGGCCCAGCTCCAGCGCCTGGAGCGCCTGCGCAGCCAGCTGCGCGCCTACGTGCAGCCGCGGCTGGCCTGGGAAGTGGCTCTACTCGAGTTGGCTGGGATCTGA
- the psbD gene encoding photosystem II D2 protein (photosystem q(a) protein) has translation MTIALGRAPQRGWFDILDDWLKRDRFVFVGWSGLLLFPTAYLALGGWLTGTTFVTSWYTHGIASSYLEGCNFLTAAVSTPADAMGHSLLLLWGPEAQGDFVRWCQLGGLWPFVALHGAFALIGFMLRQFEIARLVGIRPYNAIAFSGPIAVFVSVFLMYPLGQSSWFFAPSFGVAAIFRFLLFLQGFHNWTLNPFHMMGVAGILGGALLCAIHGATVENTLFEDSDQSNTFKAFEPTQEEETYSMVTANRFWSQIFGIAFSNKRWLHFFMLFVPVMGLWTSSIGIIGLALNLRAYDFVSQEIRAAEDPEFETFYTKNILLNEGLRAWMAPADQPHENFVFPEEVLPRGNAL, from the coding sequence ATGACGATCGCCTTAGGCCGCGCGCCGCAGCGGGGATGGTTCGACATCCTCGATGACTGGCTCAAGCGCGACCGCTTCGTATTTGTGGGGTGGTCTGGTCTGCTCCTGTTCCCCACGGCCTATTTGGCCCTGGGTGGCTGGCTCACTGGCACCACCTTTGTCACTTCCTGGTACACCCACGGAATTGCCAGCTCCTACCTGGAGGGCTGCAACTTCCTCACCGCCGCCGTCAGCACCCCTGCTGACGCCATGGGCCACAGCTTGCTGTTGCTCTGGGGCCCAGAAGCCCAGGGCGACTTTGTGCGCTGGTGTCAGCTCGGTGGCCTCTGGCCCTTCGTGGCCCTGCACGGCGCCTTTGCTCTGATCGGCTTCATGCTGCGTCAGTTCGAGATTGCCCGCTTGGTGGGCATCCGTCCTTACAACGCCATCGCCTTCTCAGGCCCGATTGCGGTGTTCGTCAGTGTTTTCCTGATGTACCCCCTCGGTCAGAGCAGCTGGTTCTTTGCTCCCTCCTTTGGTGTGGCTGCAATTTTCCGCTTCCTGCTCTTCCTGCAGGGCTTCCACAACTGGACGCTCAACCCCTTCCACATGATGGGAGTGGCCGGCATCCTCGGCGGTGCTCTGCTGTGCGCCATCCACGGCGCCACGGTGGAAAACACCCTGTTCGAGGACAGCGACCAATCGAACACCTTCAAGGCGTTCGAGCCCACCCAGGAAGAGGAGACCTACTCAATGGTCACCGCCAACCGCTTCTGGAGCCAGATCTTCGGGATCGCCTTCTCCAACAAGCGCTGGCTGCACTTCTTCATGCTGTTTGTGCCGGTGATGGGTCTTTGGACCAGCAGCATCGGCATCATCGGCCTGGCCCTCAACCTGCGCGCCTATGACTTCGTGTCCCAGGAGATCCGCGCCGCTGAGGACCCTGAATTTGAAACCTTCTACACCAAGAACATCTTGCTGAATGAAGGTCTGCGTGCCTGGATGGCACCGGCTGACCAGCCGCATGAAAACTTCGTCTTCCCTGAAGAGGTTCTGCCCCGCGGCAACGCTCTTTAA
- a CDS encoding ABC transporter ATP-binding protein, whose translation MTPPLTVERLSFAWPNGRPALRHCTLQIPRPGLWMLVGTNGSGKSTLLRLIAGLLEPRSGRIHAAGKAALVFQNPDHQLLLPSCASDLQLGLPAELGGDARRSRVAQSLVQVGLGGFEERPIHTLSGGQKQRLAIAGALASDADLVLLDEPTALLDPDSQRGVLQLLWQLTHRPAAPLTALWITHRLEELQHCDGAALMEHGSVGSWQNGQQLAQRLAPLQGGRAEG comes from the coding sequence ATGACCCCTCCTCTCACCGTTGAGCGCCTGAGCTTCGCCTGGCCCAACGGCCGCCCAGCCCTGCGCCACTGCACCCTGCAGATCCCGAGGCCAGGGCTATGGATGCTGGTGGGCACCAATGGCAGCGGCAAGAGCACCTTGCTGCGATTGATCGCCGGCCTACTGGAGCCCCGCAGCGGCCGCATCCACGCTGCCGGCAAGGCCGCACTCGTTTTTCAAAACCCAGACCATCAGCTGCTGCTGCCCAGCTGCGCCAGCGACCTGCAACTAGGCTTACCAGCAGAATTAGGCGGTGATGCGCGGCGCTCGAGAGTCGCCCAATCCCTTGTCCAAGTGGGTTTAGGCGGTTTTGAAGAGCGGCCAATCCACACCCTCAGCGGCGGCCAGAAGCAGCGCTTGGCCATAGCCGGCGCCCTGGCGAGCGACGCTGATCTAGTGCTGCTTGATGAACCAACAGCGCTGCTAGACCCCGACAGCCAAAGAGGTGTTTTGCAGTTGCTCTGGCAGCTAACCCACCGGCCCGCAGCCCCACTCACTGCCCTTTGGATCACCCATAGGCTTGAGGAGCTGCAGCACTGCGATGGCGCCGCCTTGATGGAGCACGGCTCCGTGGGGAGCTGGCAGAACGGACAGCAGCTAGCCCAGCGCCTGGCCCCCTTGCAGGGCGGCAGGGCCGAAGGGTAA
- a CDS encoding response regulator transcription factor: MKPCILLIEDDSDMRELVAGHLEHGGFDVQRAEDGIKGQALALQYSPDLILLDLMLPKVDGLTLCQRLRRDERTAKIPILMLTALGSIKDKVSGFNSGADDYLPKPFDLEELMVRVKALLRRSDHAPLSTKHNEILSYGCITLVPERFEAIWFDEPVRLTHLEFELLHCLLQRHGQTVAPSLILKEVWGYEPDDDIETIRVHVRHLRTKLEPDPRKPRFIKTVYGAGYCLELPSERQAQAS; the protein is encoded by the coding sequence ATGAAGCCTTGCATCCTGCTGATCGAAGACGACAGCGACATGCGCGAGCTGGTGGCAGGCCACCTGGAGCATGGCGGCTTCGACGTACAGCGAGCCGAAGACGGCATCAAGGGCCAGGCCCTTGCCCTGCAATACAGCCCTGACCTGATCCTGCTGGATCTGATGCTGCCCAAGGTGGATGGCCTCACCCTCTGCCAGCGCCTACGGCGCGATGAGCGGACAGCCAAGATCCCGATCCTGATGCTCACGGCCCTCGGCAGCATCAAAGACAAGGTGAGCGGTTTCAATTCCGGCGCCGACGACTATCTCCCCAAGCCCTTCGATCTCGAGGAGTTGATGGTGCGGGTTAAGGCGCTGCTGCGCCGCAGCGACCATGCCCCCCTCTCCACCAAGCACAACGAAATCCTCAGCTACGGCTGCATCACCCTGGTGCCGGAGCGCTTTGAAGCCATCTGGTTTGACGAGCCGGTGCGCCTCACCCACCTGGAATTCGAACTGCTGCACTGCCTGCTGCAGCGCCACGGCCAAACCGTGGCCCCTTCCCTGATCCTCAAGGAGGTGTGGGGCTACGAACCTGACGACGACATCGAGACCATCAGGGTGCACGTGCGCCACCTACGCACCAAGCTCGAGCCCGATCCCCGCAAACCCCGCTTCATCAAAACGGTGTACGGCGCCGGCTACTGCCTGGAGCTACCCAGCGAACGCCAAGCCCAGGCCAGCTGA